The genomic DNA TGATATTCCTGTTTTAGACCATCTGATTATTGGCAATAATTCGTACTTTAGTTTTGCCGATGAGGGGATTTTGGTTTAGTGGAAGAAATAAATCAAAAAAAGCCTCAAATTTTTGAGGCTTTTTTTGTACCCGAGGCCGGACTTGAACCGGCACGGTCGCAATGACCAAAGGATTTTAAGTCCTTCGTGTATACCAATTTCACCACTCGGGCATCCTATTTGAACGTAAAATTAATATTTCTTATTAATTTTTGAGTTTGCAAAAGTAAAACTTTTTATGAAAATAAACCAATTTTTATATTATTTTCTTAAAATGTGTTCAACAGATGACTTAAACCGTGCCTTCTACGTTCCACGAAAAAGCTCTTAAGCCTAAATTCTCGTAATCGGAGTTTAGTTCTGCAAGTCTTTTAAAAAGTGGCTCAACACTACTGTCATCAATAATGGTAAGAATAGCATTGTTTTTACTTGGATATGCGTGAGTTCCGTAGTGGGGAAAACCATCGACAGAGCCTCTGCCGAAAACTTCTTTCCAACTGGTAAATCCACGTAGATTCAAGTGCGTTAATATATCGACTATATCTTTATAGTGAGCTTGGTCAAATGTTATCATTACAGCTTTCATGTCAGCAATATTAAATTATTTAGTGTTGATTTTTCTTAATATTTTTTTGCGTCTGCGCCTCATAACGTTGTACCCGAAAATGGTGTACAGTGCAGGAACAATAATCAATGTTAGTAGAGTTGCAAAGGTCATACCTCCCATAACCGTTACACCTAGCGATTGCCACATTTCCGAACCTTGTCCTGTTCCTACTGCCAAAGGTAGCATTCCGAGAATTGTTGTTAGAGAAGTCATAAGCACAGGTCGTAGCCTGGATTTACCTCCATTAACAACGGCATTAATTATAGATTCGCCGCGCTCGCGGTTCAGGTTGATATAGTCGATGAGAACAATACCGTTTTTAACAATAATACCAACCAAGATAATGATACCCACAAATGCCATCATTCCTAATGGAGTGTTGGTAATAACCAACGATAGGAGAGAGCCGACAAAAGCAATTGGTACCGTAGTTATAATAATAAACGGATACGAAAGCGACTCAAACTGCGATGCCAAAATTATATATACCAATAGAGTAGAAATTATGAGCAACAGCGTGAGGTCGGCAAAAGATTCTTGTTGCAATTCAAACGAACCGCCAATTTTGGTACCAATTTCAGGTGGTATATCGGTTTTTTCAATAACGGTATTAACATCTTCAATAATATCGCTTAAAGCTCTTTTGTGGATAGTTCCTTTAACCGTAACTATACGTTCTCTGTTTTTCCTTTCAATTTGCGGTAGCGATGATTTTTCTACAACTGTACCTAGCTCTTTTACTCTGATGCTATTTCCAGCGGAGTTGTACAGCACAATGTTTTCAATATCTTGTATTGATTGCCTGTATCTTTCGTCGTATCTGACAACAATATCGTATTCGTCGCCATCTTCGCGATATCTCGACATAACCAATCCGTTAATTCTATTTTTGATAGCAGAAGCAGCTCCGTTCATGGTAAGACCGTTTACAGACAATTTTTCCCTATCGAACACAACTTGATATTCTTGTCGATAATCCTGTCTGCTAACGTATATATCGACCAATCCTTCGACTTTGGCAAGTTCGGTTTTAAGTTCATTGGCAATTCTGTCGGTGGTTTTAAGATCGTATCCTAATACTTCAACATCAACATAACCTGCACCCATTCCTGAGTGGTTTTGTCCTCCGGATATTACTTGAAACTTGGCGATTTCTGGCATGTTCGACAAGTCTTTGCGTATTTCATTACCTACATCGTATATGGTTTTGTCTCTGTACTTTTGTTCAATTAATCTCATTCGGTACATAATAATATTCGTTCCATTTTTTTGCATAGCAGCAAAAGTATTCTTGTCGGATGCCGGACCATATGTTGAAGATACTATCTGAATTTCGGGATATTTTTCTTTTATTATTTCATTTATCTTAAAGCAGGTTTCTTTTGTTATCTCAATGCGTGTTCCTGTGGGCAGTTCAACAACTGCTTCAATATAGTTATTGTCGGAGCTGGGCATAAATTCGGTTTTCAGTTTGCTCAAACTAAACAACAGCACAACTGTGATAAAGATTACAAGTACAAGTAGCGTTTTCCACTTATGGTTGGCAACAACTCGTAAAAATCTGCCGTAAGCGTTGTCAAATCCGTCTAAAAGGGGTTTTATTGTTTTAGCGTATCCTCTATCAAATCGGGAAGTTACACCTCTAAAGCGTTCGGCTCGTAGCATTTTTGAACTCATCATAGGAGTGAGCGATAAGGAAGCGAGCAATGAAACGGTTATGATAATAATAACCATCCAAGCCAACTGTTTGAATAAAATTCCGGCAAAGCCGCCTAACATTGTCATTGGTAAGAATACTGCTACAATTGTTAGCGTAGAAGCAATAACCGAAAGCGAAACTTCTTCGGTAGCATAAACGGATGCTTGGTCGGGACGACTACCTCTTTCAATGTGCCTGGTGATGTTTTCGAGTACTACAATTGCGTCGTCAACAACCAAACCTATGGCTATAGACAGCGCCGAAAGAGTGATGATATTTATCGTGTTTCCCGTTACCCTCAGATATATAAACGCACTTATTAGAGATACGGGTATTGTAACTATAATGATGATACTTGCACGCCATCTGCCCAAAAAGAATAAAACAATTAAAGCAACGATAATAAAGGCTAATAATATCGTTTCGGCTAAGTTGTTGATTGAAGTAACAATGTTTTCGGATGTATCGTTAACAACCATTAGCTCAACATCGGGCGGTAAGTTTTTTTGAAGTAAAGGTAAGGTTTCTTTTACTTTTTTAGAAATTTGCACACTATTGGCTCCCGACTGCTTTTGAACTATTATTGTCGCACTTTTTTTGCCGTTTGTAAAACTTTCTTGAACTCTCGACTCAATTGTGTCATTAACAGTTGCAACATCTCTTAAATATACAACCTGACCTCTAAAGTTTCCAAGTACAATATTGTTTATTTCTCTACTTTCGTTGAATTCGCCTTCAAGTCGCAACAAATATGTTTGTGTGCCAATATCGAAGCTACCTGCAGGCACGTTTACGTTTTCCTGAGCAATTTTTCGAGCTAAAAGCTCTAAAGGTATATTGTACGCTTCCAACTTTTCGGGTATAACGTTAACTTGCACTTCTCTTTCGGGTGCACCTGCAATGGAAACGGTTCCAACACCGGGTATTCTGTTTAAAGGATTGGCAACAGCATTATCTAATATTTTGTGTAAGGCGTTTGAACTTTGGTCAGCAGTTGCCGAAATAACCAATACGGGTATCATGTCGGTTGAAAACTTCATGATTATAGGTTCTTCGGATTCGTTCGGCAAAAACTTCTTTATAATATCTAACTTGTCTCTAACGTCATTTACTGAATTATCTAAGTTTGTGCCAAAGTTAAATTCTAATATTATTAATGATATGTTGTCGCTTGATCTGGAAGTTATATTTTTTATGTTTTCGGTACTATTTAAAACGTCTTCTAACGGGCGTGTAATGTTTGTTTCAACGTCTTCGGCACCTGCACCGTTGTACGTGGTAATAACCGTAAGCATATTGGATTCTATTTCCGGAAATAAGTCAATAGGAAGTTGAAAGAAAAACATAATACCTATTATTACGACGCCTATATATATAAGAGCCGTGCTTATCGGTTTTCTTACTGCTGTTTCGAATAATTTCATATTTTTTTAGTTAAGAAAGTTTTGTAGTTGTGGTACTTAGTTAATTATTTCTACAGGTGTGCCGTCAATTAAGCTTGTGTTTCCTTTGGTAATGATTATATCGTCGGGATTCAGACCTGAAACAATTTCATACTTATCGTCGATTCTGACACCTAACTCAACTTTTGTGTAGACTGCTTTGCCATCTTTTACAACAAAAACGTATCTATCGTTGCTTCCGGCTTGTTTTACCACAGCCATATCGTCTATTAAGGCTCTGTTGTTGGTTCCTAAATTTATTTCAACGCGGCAAAACATACCGGGTTTAATTTTATTTGAATTATTGGGTATTGAAATTTCGGCGCTAAAAGTGTGTGTAGCCTGATTGATGATGGGATATATCAACGAAATATTACCGTTAAAAACTTCGTCGCTGTAAGTGTCTATTTTAACTTTAACAGGTTGACCTTTTTTTACTTGTGCGAAATGTTTTTCGGAAACATTAATAACTGCTTTAACAGGATTAAGACTTTCTACCGTTAAAATAGGGAATTGAGCAGGCATATCGCCTTCGTCGTAGTTGCGTGCCGTAACAACTCCGTTAATAGGGCTTTTCAGAATTGTATTTTCTTCAAGATTTTCGAGTGTTGCTTCGGCTATTTTAATTTGAAGTTGCAACTGATCAACTTGTTGCTGCGATATTCCGCCAACTTTCAACAGTTCGGTGTATCGCTGAAGGTCGGCTTTAAAATTAGTGATTTGCGCTTCTTGTTTTAAGAAGTTATTTTTGTCTAATTCTACAAGAACTTGTCCTTTGCTGACCCTATCGCCAATTTCTACATTTATTTTCCTTATACGACTCGGTATTGCCGAAGCTATGTTGTTTTTTGTATTCGACTCTATGTTTGCAGTAAACGTAACGTTTTGCTCAACAGGTTGAAACTCAACTTTTGATACGTAAACTTTTCTTGCTTCTTTTTCGCTTGCTTGTGAAGCTTCGTCGCCTTTTTTGCCGGCGTTATTACATGACGACAGTGAAAAAATGATACCTGCTATAATGATTAAAAATGTTGCCTTTTTCATTTATAAAATATTTTTATTGTTTTTTGTATTCTGATTTTTTTATTCAATATTTTCACCGATTATTTTCTCCAAGTCGGCTTGTGCGTTCAAATAATCGTAAAGTATGTTTTGATATTTTAAGTTTGTGTTTGTAATTGCCAACGATGCAGAATTTAGTTCAACTATGGTTGCCAGACCTGTATCGTACATTTTAAGCGCTATTTCGTATCCTTTTTCTGCCATATCTATTGTAGATTTTGCAGTTTCTAATTGTTCCAAGGTGTTTTCAATAATGCCAATGCTGTTTTTTACGCCAAGTTGCAGACTTCTTTTCAGATTAATTCTTTGTAAGTCTAATTGCTGCAGCGATATTTCGGTTTGTTTTATATCGTAATGACGTTGAAAACCGTTGAAAAGCGGAATAGCAAGCGTAATACCGGCAGTAGAGTAGGGCGACCACTTGTAGTCTTTAAATTTAAAGTCGTCGTTTTGGCTTATATAATTGTAACCGAATGTTCCTATTAGAGACGGCATGCGCTGCAATTTAATTACTTCTAAGGCTGTTAGGGCTTTTTGCTTCTGAATATCAAATTGTTTTAAATCGGAATTGTTAGATAGGTTAGGTTCTATCAATTTA from Lentimicrobiaceae bacterium includes the following:
- a CDS encoding efflux RND transporter periplasmic adaptor subunit, translated to MKKATFLIIIAGIIFSLSSCNNAGKKGDEASQASEKEARKVYVSKVEFQPVEQNVTFTANIESNTKNNIASAIPSRIRKINVEIGDRVSKGQVLVELDKNNFLKQEAQITNFKADLQRYTELLKVGGISQQQVDQLQLQIKIAEATLENLEENTILKSPINGVVTARNYDEGDMPAQFPILTVESLNPVKAVINVSEKHFAQVKKGQPVKVKIDTYSDEVFNGNISLIYPIINQATHTFSAEISIPNNSNKIKPGMFCRVEINLGTNNRALIDDMAVVKQAGSNDRYVFVVKDGKAVYTKVELGVRIDDKYEIVSGLNPDDIIITKGNTSLIDGTPVEIIN
- a CDS encoding efflux RND transporter permease subunit, with the protein product MKLFETAVRKPISTALIYIGVVIIGIMFFFQLPIDLFPEIESNMLTVITTYNGAGAEDVETNITRPLEDVLNSTENIKNITSRSSDNISLIILEFNFGTNLDNSVNDVRDKLDIIKKFLPNESEEPIIMKFSTDMIPVLVISATADQSSNALHKILDNAVANPLNRIPGVGTVSIAGAPEREVQVNVIPEKLEAYNIPLELLARKIAQENVNVPAGSFDIGTQTYLLRLEGEFNESREINNIVLGNFRGQVVYLRDVATVNDTIESRVQESFTNGKKSATIIVQKQSGANSVQISKKVKETLPLLQKNLPPDVELMVVNDTSENIVTSINNLAETILLAFIIVALIVLFFLGRWRASIIIIVTIPVSLISAFIYLRVTGNTINIITLSALSIAIGLVVDDAIVVLENITRHIERGSRPDQASVYATEEVSLSVIASTLTIVAVFLPMTMLGGFAGILFKQLAWMVIIIITVSLLASLSLTPMMSSKMLRAERFRGVTSRFDRGYAKTIKPLLDGFDNAYGRFLRVVANHKWKTLLVLVIFITVVLLFSLSKLKTEFMPSSDNNYIEAVVELPTGTRIEITKETCFKINEIIKEKYPEIQIVSSTYGPASDKNTFAAMQKNGTNIIMYRMRLIEQKYRDKTIYDVGNEIRKDLSNMPEIAKFQVISGGQNHSGMGAGYVDVEVLGYDLKTTDRIANELKTELAKVEGLVDIYVSRQDYRQEYQVVFDREKLSVNGLTMNGAASAIKNRINGLVMSRYREDGDEYDIVVRYDERYRQSIQDIENIVLYNSAGNSIRVKELGTVVEKSSLPQIERKNRERIVTVKGTIHKRALSDIIEDVNTVIEKTDIPPEIGTKIGGSFELQQESFADLTLLLIISTLLVYIILASQFESLSYPFIIITTVPIAFVGSLLSLVITNTPLGMMAFVGIIILVGIIVKNGIVLIDYINLNRERGESIINAVVNGGKSRLRPVLMTSLTTILGMLPLAVGTGQGSEMWQSLGVTVMGGMTFATLLTLIIVPALYTIFGYNVMRRRRKKILRKINTK